In a genomic window of Phaeobacter inhibens DSM 16374:
- the repC gene encoding plasmid replication protein RepC, with protein sequence MKHASQVAFGMAEPCALPSVDKWDVLSALTKAAPEFGVSHRTLSVLKALMTFMPDQMIAAKRGGAVVFPSNRKLSERLNGMPESTLRRHLAKLVETGIVCRQDSPNRKRFARNIGTNRAVAYGFDLSPLAVHAAQVQATAAEATLKAERIALLRDRLALLRQKILASHQQLPPLSQETLERARLSLRRRADEADLCTLIDDLTDIAATLPAVQTQDSQLETRAESEGMSGSDSQNERHIQYINKSISDSEGSYQPGTTETEDATAHSMEEPLQDVLSSCQEYRQFFPDGIRSWHDLTRTANQLVPMMGIEQPVFYEAQHIMGSQTASTLILCMLERLGEIRSPGAYLRRLSQKAQVGQFSIKTIIASIRKRQKLSADNFEAVPV encoded by the coding sequence ATGAAACATGCTTCCCAAGTTGCGTTTGGGATGGCGGAGCCCTGTGCCCTGCCCTCCGTAGACAAATGGGACGTCCTCTCGGCGTTGACCAAGGCAGCGCCCGAATTTGGTGTGTCTCATCGAACGCTCAGCGTTCTGAAAGCTCTGATGACGTTTATGCCAGATCAGATGATTGCGGCAAAACGCGGTGGCGCAGTGGTCTTTCCATCGAACCGGAAACTCAGCGAGCGTTTGAACGGAATGCCCGAAAGCACATTGCGGCGTCATCTCGCCAAGCTGGTTGAGACTGGAATTGTCTGCCGTCAAGATAGCCCTAATCGCAAACGCTTTGCCCGCAACATCGGCACGAACCGTGCGGTGGCCTACGGGTTTGACCTCTCCCCGCTCGCTGTCCACGCTGCGCAGGTACAGGCCACCGCAGCAGAAGCTACCCTGAAGGCCGAGCGTATTGCCCTGCTACGGGATCGGCTCGCCCTGTTACGGCAAAAAATCCTGGCATCCCATCAGCAGCTGCCCCCCCTGTCTCAAGAAACACTGGAACGCGCCCGCCTGTCCCTGCGCCGCCGCGCAGATGAAGCAGATTTGTGTACGCTGATCGATGACCTGACTGATATCGCCGCAACCCTCCCTGCCGTGCAGACACAAGACAGCCAACTGGAAACACGCGCTGAATCAGAAGGAATGAGCGGCAGCGACAGCCAGAATGAGCGGCACATACAGTATATAAATAAATCTATTTCTGACTCTGAAGGATCGTATCAACCTGGAACCACAGAGACTGAGGATGCAACAGCGCACAGCATGGAAGAGCCACTGCAAGATGTTCTGTCGTCCTGTCAAGAATACAGGCAGTTCTTTCCCGATGGCATTAGGTCTTGGCATGATCTCACACGTACAGCCAACCAGCTGGTCCCGATGATGGGGATTGAACAACCCGTCTTTTACGAAGCGCAGCACATTATGGGCAGTCAGACAGCCTCTACGCTGATCCTGTGTATGCTTGAGAGACTTGGAGAGATCCGCAGCCCCGGTGCCTATCTCCGCCGTCTATCGCAAAAAGCGCAAGTGGGGCAGTTTTCAATCAAAACAATCATCGCATCAATAAGAAAACGACAGAAATTGTCAGCTGACAATTTTGAAGCTGTCCCGGTCTGA
- the repB gene encoding plasmid partitioning protein RepB, which produces MARKGILSSDTTPTTASRPEPKARMMPRGAVGALQSSLTRLQENAVQDIDAALIDDAGLEDRLGLDDAAHRQLVESLRTYGQQVPVLLRPNTKVQGRFEIVYGRRRLKALRELGVPVRAMIRQLDDHALVMAQGQENTARQDLSFIEKASFAAQLQDSGYDRQTIAAALSIDMPMVSRMLKVGTAFDLDFLRQIGSAPGIGRERWMALAKAMQEPGARARVLDRMRTPNFPAAPSDARFEAALALAKQSSSAKPKPKSAKAPAPPARVLDGPNGRPLADLRRSSKGVSVTIAAKDNAEFDAWFEANAEILLNELHERFTTETSEE; this is translated from the coding sequence ATGGCACGCAAAGGAATTCTCAGCTCTGACACCACTCCGACCACCGCCTCGCGGCCCGAGCCAAAGGCCCGAATGATGCCACGGGGCGCGGTCGGGGCCCTGCAATCCTCGCTGACGCGGCTGCAGGAAAACGCGGTACAGGACATCGACGCCGCGCTGATCGATGATGCGGGGCTTGAGGACCGTTTGGGTCTGGATGATGCCGCGCACCGTCAACTGGTCGAAAGCCTGCGCACCTATGGCCAGCAGGTGCCCGTTCTGCTGCGCCCCAATACCAAGGTTCAGGGACGATTTGAGATCGTCTATGGTCGCCGACGGCTGAAAGCGCTGCGTGAGCTGGGGGTGCCGGTCAGGGCAATGATCCGCCAGCTGGATGACCATGCCCTCGTGATGGCGCAGGGTCAGGAAAATACGGCACGTCAGGATCTGTCGTTTATTGAAAAGGCATCATTTGCCGCGCAATTGCAGGACAGTGGCTATGACCGGCAGACAATCGCCGCAGCACTGTCAATTGATATGCCGATGGTGTCGCGCATGTTGAAGGTGGGCACAGCCTTTGACTTGGATTTCCTCCGTCAGATCGGCTCTGCGCCTGGCATTGGCCGCGAACGCTGGATGGCGCTGGCCAAGGCGATGCAGGAGCCGGGAGCGCGCGCCCGTGTGCTGGACCGAATGCGCACGCCCAACTTTCCGGCCGCGCCGTCCGATGCCCGGTTTGAGGCGGCATTGGCCCTTGCAAAACAGTCCAGCAGCGCAAAACCAAAACCCAAATCCGCCAAGGCCCCTGCCCCACCTGCCCGAGTGCTTGACGGGCCGAATGGCCGCCCTCTGGCTGACCTGCGCCGCAGTAGCAAAGGCGTTTCGGTGACGATCGCGGCCAAAGACAACGCAGAGTTTGACGCATGGTTTGAAGCAAATGCCGAGATCCTGCTGAACGAACTTCACGAGCGTTTCACGACAGAAACCTCGGAAGAGTAA
- a CDS encoding GNAT family N-acetyltransferase: MNTIRPSPSFQVEPGFRPEHRRSVAHGYWRAFSRKLRYPLGPQAKAIDFLERVMNPSHAISAVSQDGAFLGVAGFKTPDSAFVAGDYGDLLATHGWVSAGLRGLLIGVLERDCTPGTLLMDGIFVEPDARGQGIGKILLHEVEKRARSMQLLRVRLDVIDSNPRARALYEREGFIEQSITSLGPLNLLFGFSSATEMVKSI, from the coding sequence ATGAATACAATCCGGCCATCACCATCCTTTCAGGTTGAACCCGGTTTCCGACCGGAGCATCGCAGGTCTGTAGCGCATGGATATTGGCGCGCTTTTTCTCGCAAATTACGCTATCCGCTCGGGCCACAGGCAAAAGCGATCGATTTTCTTGAGCGTGTCATGAATCCGTCCCACGCCATTAGCGCGGTTTCGCAAGACGGTGCTTTTCTTGGTGTCGCGGGCTTCAAGACGCCAGATAGCGCATTTGTAGCAGGAGATTATGGAGATCTTCTTGCAACTCATGGATGGGTCTCCGCTGGGCTGCGTGGACTGTTGATAGGAGTTTTGGAGCGTGACTGCACACCGGGCACATTGCTGATGGACGGTATTTTCGTCGAGCCTGACGCGCGCGGGCAAGGCATTGGCAAGATATTGCTGCACGAGGTCGAAAAGCGCGCCAGATCGATGCAGCTTCTAAGAGTGCGCTTGGATGTGATCGACAGCAACCCCCGCGCCCGTGCGCTCTATGAGCGGGAAGGTTTCATCGAACAATCAATCACATCGCTTGGCCCCCTCAATCTTCTCTTCGGGTTTTCCAGCGCGACCGAAATGGTGAAATCAATTTGA
- a CDS encoding alpha/beta hydrolase family protein: MIRQWIVACALGVTVLVALVVWRLSDHDLDWRQSERFNFTSGGASISGTLWLPEGAAYAAVVLVHGDGPQDRVAGGGYAPLINVFLDQGIAVASWDKPGVGASGGNWLHQSMADRASETSAALSLLNQRFDDMALGAVGFSQAGWVLPQLTRRDADFLVLVGPAVSWQDQGDYYTHVRLAQDGLDPQMIQDIIVAQTIADDHVFGSESQLENAPTGMSVDRWHFIRENRDADARLDLAQLDLPLLAIWGADDLNVDAENDAALYRKSLEAGGVHNKIILWPAATHGLLKSAAYNWQLTEDWSSFAIARFLAEGRFAFAPGTLDEITGWIKERNQI; encoded by the coding sequence TTGATACGGCAGTGGATCGTAGCGTGCGCCCTGGGGGTCACAGTCTTAGTAGCCCTGGTTGTTTGGCGCCTTAGCGATCATGATCTCGATTGGCGCCAAAGTGAGAGATTCAATTTCACTTCCGGGGGGGCGTCAATTTCGGGAACGCTTTGGCTTCCAGAGGGGGCCGCTTATGCAGCCGTCGTTTTAGTTCATGGCGATGGTCCACAAGACCGCGTTGCCGGTGGAGGCTACGCTCCACTCATCAACGTCTTTCTGGATCAAGGTATCGCCGTCGCGTCTTGGGATAAACCTGGTGTCGGCGCATCTGGTGGCAACTGGCTGCATCAATCTATGGCGGACCGTGCCTCTGAAACCAGCGCTGCTCTGAGTCTGTTAAATCAACGCTTTGACGATATGGCGTTGGGAGCAGTGGGGTTCTCTCAAGCCGGATGGGTTTTACCGCAGCTCACACGCCGGGACGCCGACTTTTTGGTTCTGGTCGGCCCTGCGGTATCTTGGCAAGATCAGGGAGACTATTACACGCACGTGCGGCTGGCCCAGGATGGCCTGGATCCCCAGATGATTCAGGATATTATCGTGGCTCAGACTATCGCCGACGACCATGTGTTTGGTTCGGAATCGCAGCTTGAGAACGCGCCGACCGGCATGTCGGTGGATCGATGGCATTTTATTCGTGAAAATCGAGATGCCGACGCACGATTGGATTTGGCACAGCTCGACCTTCCTTTGCTGGCCATATGGGGGGCGGACGACTTGAATGTTGATGCTGAAAATGACGCTGCACTCTATAGAAAGTCATTGGAAGCGGGAGGCGTTCACAACAAAATCATTCTCTGGCCGGCTGCAACGCACGGTCTGCTTAAGTCCGCCGCCTACAACTGGCAGCTAACCGAAGACTGGTCGTCATTTGCGATCGCGCGATTCCTCGCTGAGGGGCGGTTTGCCTTCGCGCCCGGTACTCTGGATGAGATCACTGGTTGGATCAAGGAGCGGAACCAAATTTAG
- a CDS encoding helix-turn-helix transcriptional regulator — MDPAALNFDQETFRLAAAVGLLVLSAFCAHLLLLPDRHRHVRFPLALFFVAQSVELLALPASYLLPGGEPGFMNLAFELIEIPMTMSQPFLLWLYVLRLTSDPTGMFAVPRSVWHSLPIGFACVLYLYILLLPAPLQASLQPGAKDLVIWQSIAMFGLYSATILFYVLVPIYSVMILQRLSRYKTRLKDLFASTENRELGWARWLAISVVAFWAFNVIAIVVSEFNLSFLGASLFDSLLAAIIVRYTLTWSIALWGMRQRPGIVPPNKKISVGSVTELPLRKYGRSGLSDARLDRIATKIEALMRDEQLYLQPDLSLWDLSDRIGVTTHYTSQALNEKIGQRFFDYINHWRIQDAKNRLRSSDATILAIAYDVGFNSRSSFYAAFKRELGLTPSQYRSKKT; from the coding sequence ATGGACCCCGCAGCGCTAAATTTTGATCAAGAAACGTTCCGCTTGGCTGCCGCCGTCGGACTACTGGTGCTATCAGCGTTCTGCGCACATCTGTTGTTACTTCCCGACCGGCATCGACACGTCCGGTTTCCATTGGCGCTGTTTTTTGTCGCCCAGTCCGTTGAGCTGCTGGCCTTACCCGCCTCATATCTTCTGCCGGGTGGCGAACCAGGATTTATGAACCTTGCGTTTGAACTGATAGAAATCCCGATGACCATGAGCCAGCCTTTTCTGCTCTGGCTCTATGTTCTGCGTCTGACGAGTGACCCGACTGGAATGTTCGCTGTTCCACGCTCGGTATGGCACAGTCTGCCTATCGGGTTCGCATGTGTGCTCTATCTGTATATTTTGCTTTTACCAGCGCCCTTACAGGCAAGTTTGCAACCGGGGGCAAAAGACCTGGTGATATGGCAGAGCATTGCTATGTTCGGCCTTTATAGCGCGACGATCTTGTTCTATGTCTTGGTGCCAATCTACTCTGTGATGATCTTGCAGCGGCTTAGCCGGTATAAAACGCGCTTGAAAGATCTCTTTGCCAGCACCGAAAACCGAGAGTTGGGCTGGGCCCGATGGTTAGCGATCTCTGTCGTTGCGTTCTGGGCATTTAATGTCATTGCGATTGTGGTGTCGGAGTTCAACCTGAGCTTTCTCGGGGCTTCTCTTTTTGATTCACTTCTAGCGGCAATTATTGTCAGATACACACTGACGTGGAGTATCGCCCTTTGGGGGATGCGTCAGCGACCGGGAATTGTGCCACCCAATAAGAAGATATCGGTTGGTTCTGTGACGGAACTTCCGTTGCGAAAATATGGCAGGTCCGGGCTGAGTGACGCCCGCCTTGACCGGATTGCCACGAAGATTGAGGCCCTGATGAGAGATGAGCAGCTTTACCTGCAACCCGATCTTTCCCTTTGGGATCTGTCAGACAGGATTGGCGTCACCACACATTATACGTCCCAGGCACTCAACGAAAAAATCGGCCAACGGTTTTTTGACTACATAAATCATTGGCGTATCCAGGATGCAAAAAACAGACTGCGCAGTAGCGACGCGACTATCTTGGCAATTGCCTACGATGTCGGGTTCAATTCGCGCTCGTCGTTCTACGCGGCATTCAAACGTGAACTGGGGCTGACCCCTTCGCAATACCGGTCAAAGAAGACCTGA
- a CDS encoding alpha/beta fold hydrolase, with product MHGYLGGATQWQSEIDAFSSEYVIAPNLPGFGAATGLPGCSTIAAMAEAALGLLNGLDVSDFILMSHSMDGMIAQEMAAARPAAGSPNSYPMILGALINPQNGESGFKTFPMQRLAERKTTCGKTSGTGNTRS from the coding sequence GTGCATGGATATCTGGGCGGCGCCACTCAGTGGCAGAGCGAGATCGACGCCTTCAGCAGCGAGTATGTGATCGCACCCAACCTTCCGGGGTTTGGCGCCGCCACCGGCCTGCCCGGTTGCAGCACCATCGCCGCAATGGCAGAGGCCGCGCTCGGCCTACTCAACGGTCTGGATGTTTCAGACTTCATCCTGATGAGCCATTCCATGGATGGCATGATTGCCCAAGAAATGGCAGCGGCCCGGCCCGCAGCAGGCAGTCCTAATTCTTATCCAATGATATTAGGCGCATTGATAAACCCCCAAAATGGCGAGTCTGGTTTCAAAACCTTTCCCATGCAAAGGCTTGCGGAGCGGAAAACAACCTGCGGGAAAACCTCTGGAACCGGCAATACACGTAGTTAG
- the repA gene encoding plasmid partitioning protein RepA has translation MTGSTTINHRIRDNAERLAAALESHMLKSFAPDARKELRLFSAGEAADLLGISASFLRKLHFDGRILDVHTTPGGRRHYSAENLVAIRHTLESTAKTPGTYLPGRREGDKVQVLSFLNFKGGSGKTTSSIHTAQRLALKGYRVLAVDIDPQASLTTLFGYRPEYDFLDSGTIYDAIRYDDPVPLQQIIQKTYFTGIDLAPAGLMLQEFEHETPQALINNVQPPFFARMAAVLQEVEADYDVILFDCPPQLGYLTMSALCASTGVLITVVPNMLDVASMSQFLQMSADLLDVVGNAGAQMEFDFLRFLINRYEPNDGPQQQVVAFLRQLFGKEVMTAHMLKSTAVSDAGLTQQTVYEVERTQFHRNTYDRAIDSLNQVNEEIETLIQHAWGR, from the coding sequence GTGACAGGGTCCACGACAATAAACCACCGCATCCGCGACAATGCCGAACGGCTCGCGGCGGCGCTGGAGAGCCACATGCTCAAGAGCTTTGCGCCCGATGCGCGTAAGGAACTGCGCCTGTTCAGCGCAGGTGAAGCTGCTGATCTCTTGGGAATTTCGGCAAGCTTTCTGCGCAAGCTGCATTTTGACGGCCGTATTCTCGATGTTCATACCACCCCCGGTGGGCGGCGTCACTATTCCGCCGAAAACCTAGTGGCAATCCGCCATACACTTGAAAGCACGGCCAAAACGCCTGGCACCTATCTGCCCGGTCGCCGCGAGGGCGACAAGGTTCAGGTGCTCTCTTTCCTGAACTTCAAAGGCGGATCTGGCAAGACCACTAGCTCGATCCACACCGCACAGCGGCTCGCGCTCAAGGGCTATCGCGTGCTTGCGGTGGATATCGACCCGCAAGCCTCGCTGACAACGCTGTTTGGCTATCGACCCGAGTATGATTTCCTGGACTCCGGCACGATCTACGATGCGATCCGCTATGATGATCCGGTGCCGCTGCAACAGATCATCCAGAAGACCTATTTCACCGGCATTGATCTGGCCCCAGCCGGGTTGATGCTGCAGGAATTTGAACATGAAACACCGCAAGCCCTGATCAACAATGTTCAGCCGCCCTTCTTTGCCCGCATGGCGGCGGTGCTGCAGGAGGTTGAGGCGGATTATGACGTAATCCTCTTCGACTGCCCGCCCCAGCTTGGCTATCTGACAATGTCGGCGCTTTGTGCCTCGACCGGGGTTCTGATCACGGTTGTCCCCAACATGCTTGATGTCGCTTCAATGTCGCAGTTCCTGCAGATGAGCGCAGATCTTCTGGACGTGGTTGGCAACGCCGGCGCGCAAATGGAGTTCGATTTCCTGCGCTTCCTGATCAACCGGTATGAGCCCAACGACGGGCCGCAACAACAGGTGGTTGCCTTCCTCAGGCAACTCTTTGGCAAAGAAGTCATGACCGCGCATATGCTTAAATCTACTGCAGTTTCTGACGCGGGCCTCACTCAGCAAACTGTCTATGAAGTAGAGCGTACGCAGTTCCATCGAAATACTTACGATCGTGCAATAGACTCTCTCAACCAAGTCAATGAAGAGATCGAAACGCTCATTCAACATGCATGGGGTCGCTAA
- a CDS encoding serine hydrolase, with protein sequence MSHFDPAALKEAPIHALLDFAENSPAPAVLIEIARGGLSVHNASGTVERGGDQAASTSNQFEIGSQTKMMTSVIVQQLVVEGGIDFDAPLAGQMDLTGLEGISNINEVTVRELLSNRSGIPDFDTVPGQSGNPAFIELLLLDPDRPVGVDELLAIATGEPASFAPGEAYEYSNTNFLLLQKLIEQVTGDSFGQVLEDRIFSAAGMQDSALRSDGRAENLLHSYAELSPGQILDVTDVMMDFGAAGGVVSTTSDMIRFFDALLVSRSLLSAEQMEEMLDFRAPDGTPGVEGESLGLSSGEIFGQQFIGFQGGTLGTNTATFLHVESGTIFSIAASHSNAEPTNLLVDAFAAVYNDDAWVNFDPAADSFTIAGTAAEITLTEDSDAPGGPQTVFALGDASLTFDQGVAELDTGRFSFQDGSTLWISTQTTDHFDILRHAPNSAQGDSQLIGLQGNDHLRGGYGSDKIDGGSGHDHLRGRAGNDTLEGGRGSDFLVGNRGDDSLSGGAGRDHLRGGKGDDILSGDGGTDILRGGAGHDTLEGGAGRDYLWGGKGADTFVFQLDSGRDLIFDFNAEKDQLDFSQTGLIYEDLEIRTFGNHTQISYADVEVSIFATSLEPLTEDSFIF encoded by the coding sequence ATGTCCCATTTCGACCCAGCTGCACTGAAAGAGGCACCAATCCATGCATTGCTGGATTTCGCGGAGAACAGCCCGGCACCTGCTGTCTTGATTGAAATTGCCCGCGGCGGACTGTCGGTACACAATGCCTCCGGCACGGTTGAACGGGGCGGAGACCAAGCCGCCAGTACCTCCAATCAGTTTGAAATCGGATCGCAGACCAAGATGATGACTTCGGTCATTGTGCAGCAGTTGGTTGTTGAAGGGGGGATCGATTTTGATGCGCCGCTAGCAGGCCAAATGGACCTGACAGGTTTAGAAGGCATTTCTAATATCAACGAAGTCACGGTGCGGGAGCTGCTGTCCAACCGCTCCGGAATCCCTGACTTTGATACCGTGCCGGGCCAATCCGGTAACCCGGCATTCATTGAATTGCTTCTGCTGGATCCTGACCGTCCCGTTGGTGTCGACGAACTTCTAGCGATCGCTACGGGGGAGCCTGCTTCCTTTGCCCCGGGGGAAGCATATGAATACTCAAACACCAACTTTTTGCTATTGCAGAAGCTGATTGAACAGGTCACCGGAGACAGCTTCGGCCAGGTTCTCGAAGACCGCATTTTCTCAGCGGCGGGTATGCAGGACAGCGCGTTGAGGTCAGACGGGCGCGCAGAGAACCTGTTGCACTCCTATGCGGAACTCTCCCCGGGGCAGATCCTGGATGTGACCGACGTAATGATGGATTTCGGCGCGGCTGGTGGTGTCGTCTCAACCACATCCGACATGATCCGCTTCTTTGACGCTTTACTGGTGTCGCGCAGCCTGTTGTCCGCTGAGCAAATGGAGGAGATGCTGGACTTCAGGGCACCGGATGGAACGCCTGGCGTGGAAGGCGAAAGCCTTGGCCTTTCATCTGGAGAGATCTTCGGGCAGCAGTTTATCGGTTTCCAAGGCGGGACGTTAGGCACAAATACCGCAACGTTCCTTCATGTTGAATCTGGCACGATATTTTCCATCGCTGCGTCCCATTCGAACGCAGAACCGACTAACCTATTGGTCGACGCATTTGCAGCCGTGTACAATGATGATGCATGGGTCAATTTCGACCCGGCTGCCGATAGCTTTACCATTGCCGGCACTGCCGCCGAGATTACACTCACCGAAGATAGCGATGCGCCCGGTGGGCCCCAGACAGTTTTTGCACTGGGAGACGCGAGCCTGACCTTTGACCAAGGGGTCGCGGAGCTTGATACTGGGCGTTTCAGTTTTCAGGATGGCTCAACACTGTGGATCAGCACGCAAACCACCGATCACTTTGACATATTGCGGCACGCGCCAAACTCCGCGCAGGGCGATAGCCAGCTTATCGGGCTACAAGGAAATGATCATTTGCGCGGCGGGTATGGCAGTGACAAAATTGATGGTGGCAGCGGGCATGATCATCTGAGAGGGCGTGCAGGAAACGATACACTGGAAGGCGGACGTGGCAGCGACTTTCTCGTAGGTAATCGAGGTGACGATAGCCTGAGCGGTGGCGCCGGGCGCGACCATCTGCGCGGCGGAAAAGGCGATGATATACTATCGGGAGACGGCGGGACTGACATACTGCGCGGCGGCGCGGGGCATGATACATTGGAAGGCGGCGCCGGACGAGATTACCTTTGGGGGGGCAAAGGTGCGGATACATTCGTATTTCAACTAGATTCCGGTCGAGACCTCATTTTTGATTTCAATGCTGAAAAGGACCAGTTGGATTTCTCACAGACCGGGTTGATTTATGAGGATTTGGAGATCCGCACATTCGGCAACCATACACAGATCAGCTATGCCGATGTCGAAGTCTCGATTTTTGCAACTTCGCTTGAGCCGTTGACGGAAGATAGTTTTATCTTCTGA
- a CDS encoding alpha/beta hydrolase family protein produces MMEQAAEKVAIPCAGSTIIGTFYRASGSPRASLVLNGATGVPQRFYRHFAQWAVQQGLNVLTYDYRDFGESLNRHQKDSPLTMADWMLDDQSAALSALMNLAPHGPIWVLGHSLGGLGVAFHDYDPRVTRITTIGSGFAYHWDHPWSYRPLVLTFWFLLGPLATALMGYLPGKSLGFGSDLPAGVYWQWRRWCTRRDFFASDIGSALPRPDYKRPLPQLRICVAKDDVVVPASGVQRYAELLRDCGGCFVMFDPADYDHRFLGHIELLGAGNEAVWSDLLVLSETAINDIDVVNA; encoded by the coding sequence ATGATGGAACAGGCCGCTGAGAAAGTCGCGATCCCCTGCGCAGGATCAACGATAATAGGCACCTTCTATCGTGCCAGTGGATCCCCCCGCGCTTCTTTGGTCCTGAACGGTGCCACCGGTGTTCCACAGCGATTTTATCGCCATTTCGCACAGTGGGCGGTGCAACAGGGTCTGAACGTGCTGACCTATGATTATCGTGACTTTGGCGAAAGTCTGAACCGACACCAGAAAGACAGCCCGCTGACAATGGCGGACTGGATGCTAGACGATCAAAGCGCGGCCTTGTCGGCCCTTATGAATTTGGCTCCTCATGGGCCTATCTGGGTTTTGGGACATTCGCTGGGCGGGCTTGGCGTAGCCTTCCATGACTACGATCCCCGCGTGACCCGGATTACCACCATCGGCAGCGGTTTTGCCTATCATTGGGACCATCCGTGGAGCTATCGCCCCTTGGTTTTGACCTTTTGGTTTCTGCTCGGTCCACTGGCAACGGCGCTGATGGGTTACCTGCCTGGAAAATCGCTGGGGTTTGGTTCCGATCTGCCTGCCGGGGTTTATTGGCAGTGGCGCCGCTGGTGCACCCGTCGTGATTTCTTTGCTAGTGATATCGGTAGCGCCCTGCCCCGACCAGATTACAAACGCCCCCTGCCCCAGCTTCGAATTTGCGTAGCCAAGGACGACGTGGTTGTGCCCGCAAGTGGAGTTCAGCGCTATGCGGAGCTTCTGCGCGATTGTGGCGGGTGTTTTGTCATGTTTGATCCCGCGGACTATGATCACAGGTTCCTTGGCCATATCGAGCTACTTGGGGCGGGCAACGAAGCAGTCTGGAGTGATTTGCTGGTACTTTCCGAGACCGCGATTAATGATATTGACGTAGTGAACGCGTGA